The window TAGTGCTTGtctcggtgaactttttgtcCTACgcgggatcgttggctcgccgTCCCTGACCGAAGTCCGTTAGCCGGGGGAGACCTAGAGACTCGggaccggggctttctcagtgtttctcgagtgtctcgaggtgttcggggatcgctgtgatctctgttctccatgaatgtgccccgaaaattcgccgggaggcgtttgcgaccactgaaacgtccctcgagAAACCCTGTAGAATTccgaaaggtcatctgaagcttgttccatgaccccggtggtccttaggtgcctgtaggcccgtttctGGGTGTCGTTTGCTCATCAGTGGATTGGGCCCCGGGAGCCTTGTCAGAAAAGGAGTCTGTGAGAGATCGGGAGTGTCCTGGCTCAAGCAGGATGCCTCCGGAACGCGCCCAGACGcttcgttggtcactttggcactgagagggatttttagagtcccatattgggcacgtttcggtgcttcagtgattcggtgatgaatagtgccgcagtgccagctcctgttGCTTCGGGACTTGTCGTCTGCTTACTCTTCCGATCGCCCTCTCGTTCTCACCTAGTGGACCCTGCTTTCTTTTGTCATTCATGCCTCCATGCCCGTATgttcgcctccgattgccgggtgatgactAGTaacccgagctttggtcggggattctcgtgttggaagccggtgggccaaaatggggtgctaacagcttgcccctctttggttgcatgctcggttagaggatgtagccaaagattatgagaagcacccTCTTTTGGGTCCAGCGACCATTCTGATATCTCTCCCCCTGGCTGCTCGTACCCTGCTTGGACACATCGGGATATTGTGTAGGACTTTAggaccgagatggacccgaaacgggaatttaaaccgggatagacctgaaAAAGACGGGGAAAAAGCCTACAAGGGATGTCAGCCACGCAAAATCGTTGAGACTACAACGCGtaaaaggaatctatgtaaagatgtatcGGGGACGTGATATTGGTGGTCATTTGGAGGGCGACCGCGTCCCTGTCGGAGAATGGCTTTTTCTGAGATGGGTAACCCGCAGAATATGTGCATAGAGGTAAAGGAAgagatcttatgggatcctccaaatcaaggatatgtcgattcgaccccattccggggcgagtctcgagcctagagagttgaagagagtttgcttgcgttggAGGAtaccgaaccactactcggtgcagcttcacggagaagtgttgcctttctttcgtggtcgagccgacattgtcccctaacttttgcctaggccgcgaaatgcgtgataacctagcggggtattttatttgatttttctcacatgaatgctcaccttttgctacgatcacccatgtttgggtgggatcgcacccctcggatcctctaacttttgcctaagCCTCCCTTTGAGGGtattcgacctagcgaggaaatgatttatgctctccttttgccgcaaCTCCCCTATGCGGAATTTTAAGTCGTGtcactcgttccctagcttttgcctaggccgcctcgaggaggttttcgacctagcgggagaattatatttttttctcttaagaAGGTTTTACATTGGACATATTGTGCCGGAGTTGGTACTCGTGTATATGAACGGAAATGTTTTACAATGAAACGGGTGCGAGGCCCGGCGAATGAAAAGCAAACACGAGTCATCAGGGATAATATTTCTTGATGGCGTCAGCATTGACGGGAAGTGCATTCTCGGTGCCGTCCATATCGCTCAGAATGATTGCTCCTTCGGAGAAAGTCTCTTTAATGacgaagggaccgtcgtatttgtacgagaattTCCCTCGAGAATCGGGTGCGACATGTAAGACCTTTCTCAAGACAAGGTCGCCGGGACTGAACTCCCGGTGACGGACCTTGGAGTTGAATGCTCGAGCCATCCTCtgttggtagcactgtccgtggcatagtgCTTTCAACCTTttctcgtcaatgaggttTAATTGCTCGTATCATTGTCTTGCCCATTCCGCTTCCTCAAGTTCGgcctcggcaaggatcctcatggaagggatcttgacctcaattgggaggaccgcctccatgccatagaccaAGGAGTACGGGATTGCCCCAATTGAAGTCCGTATAGATGTTCGGTACGCCaggagtgcataggggagcatctcgtgccaatccttgtagttcaccgtcattttttcgatgatcttcttgatgttcttatttgccgcctccaccgcaccgttcatttgcgatgtcggattttgaattgcgCACAGAACTCGTCGAtaaccttgttgttcaggtttttggcgttgtccgtgatgatCGTCGTAGGAACCCCGTACCGGgcaatgacgtcgcgtctgagaaaacgggccacggcttttgcggtgactgacgcgagagtgatagccttgatccacttggtgaagtaatcaattgcCACCAAGATAAACATGTGTCCGTTAGACgctgtcaacaccccattttggctcacctttccaaacaacaatatcAACAATGGTCCAGATtatgacttgagcaagaatatagaaaacggctcgacggagcaagaaatcactattcatcctcaagtcggcgaaatcgagcaaatgacacatgcatatgacagaaggactccaggggtcaccaaagggtaatagagtggctagagagctcaacaacgtccaaaaccggcatttctaGTGTAGCACATAGATGGTTCTatttttccgatagttcgctcgatcattagaagatagccaatattggactccaaaaatccactccaatgccaaacagatgaaaaatgtccccaaaggcattttgcaaatcatctgctttatacagaacaactttatgtatacagataacttttcagtggaagtccaaaaatgccggtttctcggagaaaagttaattccaaatatcagatgcggccatgtcccacaatcatacagagcacgtgcagagcttcagattgtcttttgaaagccatacaaacaccctgaatgacttccgagcgacaaaacgggcataccctttttcggaagagcgtaactggagactggtctgatggaattacggcaaacgaagttcacactacattgccctgaaaactctaacggacattcgcaattgggcaaaacagacagcaaaacccatcacggtttcccgagtaacctccgaggagcataaaatgccattttcagtgaagatccatatccagaggtcctctttggggaaaatTGAtaccggatgcttaccttacacaatgctagccttctcaaggctcaatatGGAATCGttggaatgaatcacacaactcatctagacccctcgagcaatgctttaagggtctcatatgcacttttcatatccttagaggcccaatctcggcaaacagagatcacagtgatctccggatcgcccaagaaactcaaaaagcaatatgaaaaatccagtttcggcctcctaggacatctccggctccatatttgcattaccggcttaagggtcaagtgcccacgtaatttgacaatttatgtcaaaatgaccgacgtgggatgcagatacgagatatgctgtcagaagtgggtaacctcgctctgaatgcttaaaaggagcaaaaccggcttccgagcctcatacagacatttggcaattgctcacggaaaatgccaatctcggactctttAAACCCGTTTCCTCGCTTATATcaataattcgacgttcaattcaaaccacgaacctcgaatgcgcgatcaatcgagatccgagctttttcccggtttctcctcttctgtcgtgggacccacgggctacccaagatgagtcatcCTTTATTCTataagcttcttcttcttccatgcaagaagccaacttgcactcttgtttgaaaatatccaagaagtttgaagacaacactcaagccttcatcaatgctcattaatgcttttgCCTCTTCCACATAATggatacttggctcacattcatcctcatcctcattaggcaaaccgaaatttgctaatgggaggcttaagtgtgcttgcttttgcttaattgcccattagctttgcctataaatagccccaaagtgattaacctaatcacttctcctcttgcacactctctccaagctttctccctcaagaaaagctctcaactccatagccaaaaccagcaagcttcaacacttcaaaaccaagagagaaaaaccgaagaaaacccgaagaaagctttgagtttcttaaatcggaagccgatgttcatcatcccgacttaacttcaaaaattctcaaactccatggaccatatgttttggacccatggagttcattggtgaaattggtttttccatttgaagtctttaaattattgtttcaggtcatttagtgcatttcgggtgaagaatcgtcactctcgggtgaacagtgccagCTGTGCGCGAGCCCGCGCGCCAGCCCGCGCgaccgcgcacgccgcgcgccccgcgcgcacgcTTGCACGTCCGCACCCCTGCCCGCGCCCCCGCGCAccccgcgcgcctcccgtgcactccagccgcactccccgtgcacctagctccccgaacgtgcatcctttgcacccgagcatccttccaagtgttcaaccgagtcacccgactctcaaacacttccccgactctttcctcgtatcccgaggctaggtaaaatatTCTCGatttagaggagttagggcttttcatatttttgcatggctatggagtattatggtgttttatcacttgcaagacttcatgtttatgcacttttacattatatcatgcatgtttatcctcgattaacatgttagcatgtcgggaaacgtttggatcgaccctcggaagaccttcccgacccgaaataagcaaaagagctctcgggtttgcctcaagaagaggtaatcgagacttggcttgctttcctcgggttaagaacggccttcttagcccgatccaagttcgattcccgagtcttctcgtgttttcttacatgcatgaaatcggtattgttttatcgattccttaaataacttgtttgtgcatgtttgcatgttcgaatgcgttattcaaatcatggcaataccgattttcgtttaatcgtgtcatttatcatgtttgtcgtttgagcatgcgagaaatgattcgaaacgagacgggtaaacctcgtggaaccccattcgggccatgggacctctcggctatctccaaagagaagtggccgagagcctcttagactcgtactggttgcatgaggcttcctcttcccgttttgagtccgttcttggctttcgtgtaatttgcaatttacattatcgtcgcaatatcgcatgaaaatgtcttttcaaaacaaagcatgcatggattcgggtatcgatgactcattcgggtccattcaattacgagggtagttgcggtcattggaccaaatatcctcgatccttatggaatcgtcttggtcgtcgaatcacgaatcgttttcacaattaatgcattcggcataaccttaagcattaattccacaaacgggttaatcgggacgctcacacggttaattcattcaatttaaacaactttgcacgaattggacattaatttgtaactcgtgttgacgaattacaaaaacggtgttaatgccctttttaaaaccctcatactttcaaatacatattgtgttgtttcccttttatgaaaacaaaatttcaaatcaagggcaagaacatcattttgtgatttgtcgtcatcttagcatcgtttaagatgtcagttgggtattctgtatcaaaatacaattacttgactaatcatttcactcgacttaaccaaacgctagaaaatggttaggtggaactctaggttccaaatctagagtcaaaacatgagttgggttaattcagtggtaattcagtgtcacaacaccgaatcactgtaaaaacaatccacacacacgaaacttgactacagacacccgatatgtcaggttctcaaaccaaagccaaatgctaaaacattggcacacgtttgtttgtctagggtaggttttgcatgccaaaacacccctgggttaataatctgttaattcacgtaaacacgacaataacaaacactttgtctgttattaacatgttgcgtgttatctttccgcacctgtttgccatgcgggtcgagcctgatccctaggccgaataatattagggttcaacgccctaatcatcgatcatagggtccaacgccctaatcaacactcacggggtccaacgccctattcagtgagagcgtgcattgaatttcagttcttcggtctttttcctaaactcacggtgagttagagcggaataataaccgagcacgagtcgactggaattcggccatttgtaatttgtatttattgttttcgagagcattgtaaggacttttattttgtacattcattttgtaagaattccagtcggtaagcaaacggtccgagagtcgaattaatcgaatcggtttaatgcttgcccaaaggaatgtaaatccaagaactcgcggttctggttcacgcagagattcaacctccatggtttgatgaactgtatcgcaagattgtgaaccaattccctaacatatagatttacttctctcccggcttctcaacctacatcgtttaattcatcggatttacggtgtcaaaacgtgtgagccaagcatagcttaattcatgcggaaaataataaaacatgcaagcctagcaaaccagagtaccgacagggcgtgcgggatataggcccgcacgtaacatgaacccccgaacacggactttccggttctgcacagaccaatgccttaacaacaactaggtgttccatacccctagacccagggtaacttatccgccctcgattttcgggtcgtaaaatgataagtagcgactccttctctcacgcgtgtccgtcacgcgtccccacgggaaggtggacactcccaagccgtgcgatccaaaagcgcgcaatgcgggccccgacgagagtccacattcgggtccgtacagacgctttggggttgatcgagccaatcacgtccatcccccacattgagAAAGGCCACGGGGCTGTCATAAGGCGTAGCTCATTGGGCGACGCTTTAATCTGATCGGCGTACACCTAGcatcggtggcaatgcctGACGTGTTTTACACAATCgatctccatggtggaccaataatagcctaagcgcataatctttttagcgagcatgagaccaTTCATGTGGGGTCCACAATTTCCTctgtgcacttcctccataagacgtcgtgattcgtgttcgttgatgcaccggaggagcgtGGAGTCAAAGGAATGGCAGTAAAGTATCTCGCCACTCAGAAAGTAGTgcatcgcgaggcgtctgagcgTCTTTCTatcgcggcgatcggcgaacGGGGGGTATTGGCCCGTTTGTAAGAAGTTcatgatgtcttcgtaccacggcttcgctTCGGACGCTTCAATCGCGTTGCAGTGGACCGGGCCTTTAGCCACTTCTATTTCGAGAGGTTTGATGATGTTCCCCTCTGAGATGCTCGCCATAGATgcgagtgttgcgagtgcGTCCGCGAACTGATTCTTCGCGCGTGGAGTGTAGGTGAATGAAATCTTCTCAAAACTCTTTGCCAATTCCTCAAGGTACTCATGGTATGGGACTAATTTCtcgtctttcgtcttccattgccccagtgtttggaagattgtgagcatggagtcgCCGAATACCTCtaactccttcaccttgaaatcgATCGCCGCTTGCAAACCGAGGATGCACGCCTCATACTCGGCCATATTATTGGTACAGGAGAAATCCACTTTCGCAGCGACCGGATAATGacgtccgtccggggatatcaacACTGCCCAACTCTTGATCCCACGGAATTGACCGCcccatcgaagtacatcttccatgttgGCCTCTCCTTCTCTTCATCCATCTGGAGGATTCCTTCATCCGGAAAATCTGTATTGATCGGCGTGTCGTCGTTAATTGGGAATTCGGCTAGATGGTCGGCGATTGCTTGCCCTTTGACAGACGTGCGGGGCATATATTctatgtcgtactccgtcagttgacaGTGCCATTTTGCGatattcctcatggaggaggggCTATCGAGCAAATATCGCAGGGGATCCgcttttgacagcaagcggattGTGTGATAGAGCGTAtactgtcggagcctttgcatgacccacactaacgcgcaacacattttctcaatCTCCGGATAATTAgattccccttcagtgaacttcttgctcaagtaATATATCACCCTTTCCGTGCGCGTCGACTAGTCTTCTTGCCCTAGCATGCACCCCAAGGATTGCCGGCGCACCGGGAGGTATAGAATGAGGGGCCGATTCGGCGCGGGTGGTACCAATATCGGCGGCTGAATTAGgtaggccttgatggtgtcgaaggccttctgacactGGTGGTCCCACTCCATCGCTgcattcttgcggagcaagcgaaagagcggTTGACACTTATCCatcaggtttgcaatgaagcGCGCAAGGTAGTTCAGCCGCCCCAAGAAGCCGCGTACCTCTCGAACCGTTGACGGCgggggaagctctttgatcgccttgactttgttCGGATCCACTtcgatgccgcgctcgctgaccacgaatcctagcagCTTTCCTGATCGAGcaccaaatgtgcattttgttgGATTAAGCCGGAGCTTGTATTCTTTTAAGCGATCGAAAAGGCGCTTCAGGTTGACAAGGtggtcttctccctctttggacttggcgatcatATCGTCGACATACACCTCAacctctttatgcatcatgtcgtggaacaaggtaaccatagccctctgataagtggCCCCTacgttcttgaggccgaaaggcataacgAGGTAGCAAAAAGTTCCCCACATCatagtgaacgtcgtcttgagtttgtccttttcggccatccgaatttgattgtatccgaagaagccgtccatgaaagagaattgggcGTGGCGCGCTGTATTGTCGACTAGGATGTCGATGTGCAACAGGGGGAAATTGTCCTTAGGGCTAGCTTTGTTGAGGTcccggtagtcgacgcagactcggacccttccatccttcttttccacaggcacaatgttcgccacccactcggaatagttgcagacttcgaggaaccccgcgttgatctgtttgacgACCTCTTCTtcgatgcggaggagaagacTAGCCTGTTGTCGCCGTAACCGTTGGcgcttgggcgggaatttctcagtgtcgagtggaaggaagtgctcgactatcgaggggtctaggccgGGCATATCAGCATAGgaccaggcgaagacctcttggtatTCCCTTAAGAAATCAATCATCCGGGCTCGTTGCGCGGGGTCGAGGGCTGTCCCGATTTTCAAGGTGCGAGGCTCTTCTTCGatgcccacgttgatctcctctgtcggctcgaccgaggtgatttgatggtcctcgaggcgacgcaaactctcttctatctcgggcacttgacTGTCCTCGGGaagcccttccccaaagtatacgggTTGGGGCTCACCGAGGTGCTCTTGGAATGGGTTCGATTCGAAGTGTCGGGGATTTGGATttgagtggagcctggaaattcgagagaatcgtcttagaaaatttagagtGCTGCGAAATAAAGAATAGGAAAAAGGAGATGAAACACATGGGAGTTCAAAAGATGCATGtagagatttcattgataatgTGAACATGAAGCCATAATAGAAACCTCTCTCCCGTCGTGTGGCGCATGGcaatgccgacacgcggggaacatcttatacatagataagccttacacatcggcaatcacagccgagtagcgtgggactgaggtccagttgtcaagctcctcattttcctgcgccaagcggatgtgaacccctgaaggaatctcctcggtgacggcgtacacggCTGACGGAGCGGCAAGAGTGtcgtcgaagcccgaggaagggccgtcaagggtggCCCCAATGATGTGtgaaggcccggggaagaaacGAGATAATGGGgggactggaatgcccctgttgagcctcccgtagtgtgcggcgaggcggtggaggtggTTTCCCCTGCGGGCTTCGATGATTTCATGataggaggggcgaaagccgagtcccctcctgtgcttGTATTCCTCAATTTTGATTGGGCGGCTGATCCCTTAGTCCGCGTGCCCCgaggccggtgccgggaacATAGTTGTTGCGCAAAAgcaccttccctatcatgcggtcggtgCGGGATGGTCCAATCTCTCCGTAGTcccggatgacggagatggtttcgaaCGAATGGAATGGGAGGTTTTCATCATCGCCGATGCTGATGTAgggcaccgccgtctccttgtagatggcgtagtcctcctctcctttcacCGTGATGAGCTTCTCCTCTACGATAAATTTCAGCCTTTGGTGtagagaagaggggacggcgccggtcgagtggatccaaggcctcccgagcagtaggctgaacgcgttcgggatgtcgagcacttggaacgtgatgctgaacgagcacgggccaacatctatgaggaggtcaaTCTCTCCGTTTACCTCCCTCCgtgagccgtcgaaggctcggaccgctgttttgctcAGGCGGACTCGGttgaggtccacattcatctgcttcaaggTGGTTACCGGGCAAATGTTAAGTGCGGAACCGTtatcgatcatgacccggccgatgATGTAGTTATTGCATTTGCAGACAATATGCAATGCCCACGAATGTGACCAGCCTTCGGacgggagctcgtcgtccgagaacgagatggtattggagaagatggaaccGACGGTCTCCTCTATCCTATCAGGGGGCATTTCCTTCGGGATCTGTGCCGCGGTCAGCACCCGGAGGAGGGCCTACCAGTGAGGTTCCGAGTTGAGGAGGAGGGcaagcaatgagatgtgggccggggacttggccatttgctcgaccactttgtaCTCGCTCGCCTTTATGATCTTCATGAATGCTTCAGCTTCCTCTTTGGTTACCCTCTTGGACGGGAAAGGCGAGCTTTCAGGCACTGCCCTAACTTCAGTGGCgggcgccttccctttgtccttGGCTGCCGGGTTCTCGTACACCCGCCCCGAACGTGTCATACCCATGACACTAAACTGCTGCTCGACACTCCCGACACTtccttcataggtccaggggaccttgctgTCTGCGTACGGTTCTCGCGCGGGGATATCTACGACGAATGGAGCTGGTGAGGCCATGCGTCCCGCTAATCCGACCGTGGGTTCCTCGGGAGTATAGTCGATCACGAAGGGAAGGGGGTTGTCTCGTGCGTCTTCGTCCCTCCCCGAGGCGCATATggagatcatgttgatggaaggCCCCGAACTCGGCCTATGGTCCGGGAGGGGGTTGTCCTGCACATTCGGGGGCTTGACGGCATTGAAGGTGAGCCTGTTGCTGTCGATCCTCTTTTGGATCTCGTCTCGCAACCTCCAACAATTATCGAGAGTGTGCCCCGGCCCGCCTTGATGATACTCGCAGCGTTTAAATTGATCCTGAATGGACGGGTCAAAATTCGAGCCTGGGGATATCGGTCGAATCTGATCACCCGCAAGGAGTTGTCGATATATGTGAGAAAGAGGAGCAGGCAGAGGTGTGTACTGCCTGCGAGGTCGGTGTGGACCTTGCGAGGTAGGGTTCTACTGCGCCGGTGGAGGAGCTCTCGACACCGGGGGCCTGGGCGACGTCGGCGCGGGTGCATAGTGGTGGTCGAACGGTTGTGAGGCCATTGGCTATGGGCCCGGTGGAGCCGAGTAATAGACCGATTGGTGTTGATGCTGTGGAGGCAGGGGGAAGTAGGCAGGAGCGGCAGTTGGTGAGGTCGTGAAATTCACCGAGTATTGCTGGGGCGTCGGTTGTGCTGGATTGACGGCGTTCACTGAAACTTCCTTCCCTCTCCTTCCGCTGGAAGACGATGTCGTGGCAGGGACCTTCTTCGAGGATTCCTCTCCTTTACCGGTGGGGCCCTCCATCCTGccgagcttgatccccaagtcaagctttttcccggcttcgatgaggtcggagaacgaaGAGGTGTGGGCCAACAGGTGCGAATAATATATCCCTCTCAGCGTGGAATGAAACAACTGAATCTGTTGTGCTTTgctgatcggagggatgtatttcgccgcttgggcacgccatttAGTAACGTATTCCTCGAACATTTGGCCCCGCGCCATCTCCTTTGTGCTTAATTCCAAGAGGGTGGGAGGTGCTTCGGCGCAATACTGATATTGGTCGATGAACTTCCGGGAAAGGTCTGCCCACGTTGGAATGTCTT of the Punica granatum isolate Tunisia-2019 chromosome 6, ASM765513v2, whole genome shotgun sequence genome contains:
- the LOC116212163 gene encoding uncharacterized protein LOC116212163, translated to MTVVFSRACGCPPKFKISEFKTYEGTTDPRHHLRHYRGKMLQYWGYEEFVIHSFQDSLSGTALDWFMSLKAEDIPTWADLSRKFIDQYQYCAEAPPTLLELSTKEMARGQMFEEYIRPISPGSNFDPSIQDQFKRCEYHQGGPGHTLDNCWRLRDEIQKRIDSNRLTFNAVKPPNVQDNPLPDHRPSSGPSINMISICASGRDEDARDNPLPFVIDYTPEEPTVGLAGRMASPAPFVVDIPAREPYADSKVPWTYEGSVGSVEQQFSVMGMTRSGRVYENPAAKDKGKAPATEVRAVPESSPFPSKRVTKEEAEAFMKIIKALLRVLTAAQIPKEMPPDRIEETVGSIFSNTISFSDDELPSEGWSHSWALHIVCKCNNYIIGRVMIDNGSALNICPVTTLKQMNVDLNRVRLSKTAVRAFDGSRREEKLITVKGEEDYAIYKETAVPYISIGDDENLPFHSFETISVIRDYGEIGPSRTDRMIGKVLLRNNYVPGTGLGARGLRDQPPNQN